Proteins from a genomic interval of Bifidobacterium longum subsp. infantis ATCC 15697 = JCM 1222 = DSM 20088:
- a CDS encoding type II toxin-antitoxin system VapC family toxin has protein sequence MIILDTNVISEIIKKQPDEHVANWLRNQDTSNLATTAITVAELLVGICRMPEGKRRKYTDTTIKLALMTLEDRTFAFDTQAAADYAHILVERERRGTPTSIQDAMIAAIACSWDAAIATRNIKDFEGTDVELINPWEFA, from the coding sequence ATGATTATTCTGGACACCAACGTCATCAGCGAAATCATCAAGAAACAGCCAGACGAACACGTTGCCAATTGGCTGAGGAACCAAGATACAAGCAATCTGGCAACCACCGCCATCACCGTCGCCGAGTTGTTGGTCGGAATATGTCGCATGCCTGAAGGCAAACGACGAAAGTACACAGATACGACCATCAAGCTGGCGCTTATGACATTAGAGGACAGGACGTTCGCATTTGACACCCAGGCAGCTGCGGATTATGCCCATATCCTTGTCGAACGCGAACGCAGGGGCACCCCTACCAGTATTCAAGACGCCATGATTGCGGCAATTGCCTGTTCCTGGGATGCGGCCATAGCCACGCGCAATATCAAGGACTTCGAAGGTACCGACGTGGAATTGATTAATCCGTGGGAGTTTGCATAG
- a CDS encoding DUF3039 domain-containing protein, with the protein MTFAEMFVDDAEPLRNPDQGAGTSVLERPETKESPVRDDGGDADRFAHYVSKDRIAESRATGRPVVALCGKVWVPKHDPSKYPVCPDCKRIYEEMTR; encoded by the coding sequence ATGACTTTTGCCGAGATGTTCGTTGATGATGCAGAACCGCTGCGCAACCCGGACCAAGGTGCCGGCACGTCGGTGCTGGAACGCCCGGAAACCAAGGAGTCTCCGGTTCGTGACGATGGCGGCGACGCGGATCGATTCGCACATTATGTTTCTAAGGACCGTATCGCCGAATCACGCGCGACCGGTCGTCCGGTGGTCGCCCTGTGCGGCAAGGTCTGGGTGCCCAAGCACGATCCGTCCAAGTACCCGGTTTGCCCCGATTGCAAGCGCATCTACGAAGAGATGACGCGCTAA
- the rpmF gene encoding 50S ribosomal protein L32: MALPKYKTSRANTHSRRANWKATAAATVNCPNCGAPALPHMACPSCGNYRGRTYRSAIQPAHTK; encoded by the coding sequence ATGGCACTGCCTAAGTACAAGACCTCGCGCGCCAACACGCACTCGCGTCGCGCGAACTGGAAGGCCACCGCTGCTGCGACCGTGAACTGCCCGAACTGTGGCGCTCCGGCCCTGCCGCACATGGCTTGCCCGAGCTGCGGTAACTACCGCGGCCGCACCTACCGCTCCGCCATCCAGCCGGCTCACACCAAGTGA
- a CDS encoding acetolactate synthase large subunit: MALPTPLQAFSGVPKINAAPDQQTIVDGEKMTGAQALVRSLEDLGVEDVFGIPGGAILPVYHEIKDNTKFRFVLMRHEQAAGHAAEGYALATGKVGVCIVTSGPGATNVVTAIADANMDSVPMVVITGQVGVQAIGTDAFQEADIVGITYPVSKHSFLVTRAQDIPRVLSEAYYIANTGRPGPVVVDLTKTAQTGDMYYSWPQRMILPGYNPTTKAHGRVLSDAAKLFSQSYRPVLYVGGGAARSNAGAQVKALADLTGAPVVTTLPARGIIPDSDPKNLGMLGMHGTIAATGAVQRADLLVAIGARFDDRVTGKLDAFAPTARVIHIDIDPAEIGKNRQPDVPIVGDAATVLDDLIPEIQRTQAIQGKPNLAPWWKAIDGWREEYPMTWDEPTDGSMAPQWVIKKLSEMADPSTIWVTGVGQHQMWASQFIDFENQHAWISSGGLGTMGYGLPAAIGASVGSAREFEGKKPVWLIDGDGSFQMTSEELAAAFLDHAPVKIAILNNSVYGMVRQWQTLFYEHHYSQTNLLDGEAHGADGAAALVDGDAPLEVPDFIKLAEAYGCVGIRAFTEEEAIAAIEKANQINDRPVLIDFRVWKDAMVWPMVAAGTSNDEVTYKPGVKPLAGGAPAPGTGPDDGAANER, from the coding sequence ATGGCTTTACCCACGCCTTTGCAGGCATTCAGCGGTGTGCCGAAAATCAACGCGGCACCCGACCAGCAGACCATCGTCGATGGAGAGAAGATGACCGGCGCCCAGGCGCTGGTGCGTTCGCTGGAGGATCTCGGCGTCGAGGACGTCTTCGGCATTCCTGGCGGCGCGATTCTGCCCGTCTACCACGAGATCAAAGACAACACGAAGTTCCGCTTCGTGCTTATGCGCCACGAGCAGGCCGCCGGCCACGCCGCCGAAGGCTACGCACTGGCCACTGGCAAGGTGGGCGTGTGCATCGTGACTTCCGGCCCGGGTGCCACGAACGTGGTCACGGCCATTGCGGACGCGAATATGGACTCCGTGCCCATGGTCGTGATTACCGGTCAGGTGGGCGTGCAGGCCATCGGCACTGACGCCTTCCAGGAGGCGGATATCGTGGGCATCACCTACCCGGTGTCCAAGCACTCCTTCCTCGTGACCCGCGCGCAGGACATTCCTCGCGTGCTTTCCGAGGCGTACTACATCGCCAACACCGGCCGCCCCGGCCCGGTGGTCGTGGATCTGACCAAGACCGCACAGACCGGCGACATGTACTACTCATGGCCGCAGCGCATGATTCTGCCCGGCTACAACCCCACCACCAAGGCGCACGGCCGTGTGCTGTCCGACGCGGCGAAGCTGTTCTCTCAGTCGTACCGCCCGGTGCTGTATGTGGGTGGCGGCGCCGCCCGCTCCAACGCCGGCGCACAGGTCAAGGCTCTGGCCGACCTGACCGGCGCCCCCGTGGTCACGACCCTGCCCGCACGCGGCATCATTCCCGACTCCGACCCGAAGAACCTCGGCATGCTGGGCATGCACGGTACGATTGCCGCAACCGGTGCCGTGCAGCGCGCTGACCTGCTTGTGGCCATCGGTGCACGTTTCGACGACCGCGTGACCGGCAAGCTCGACGCCTTCGCACCGACCGCCCGCGTGATTCATATTGACATCGACCCGGCTGAAATCGGCAAGAACCGTCAGCCCGACGTGCCGATCGTGGGCGATGCGGCTACCGTGCTCGACGACTTGATTCCCGAAATCCAGCGCACGCAGGCCATTCAGGGCAAGCCGAATCTGGCCCCTTGGTGGAAGGCGATCGACGGCTGGCGCGAGGAATACCCGATGACGTGGGATGAGCCGACCGACGGATCAATGGCCCCGCAGTGGGTCATCAAAAAGCTCTCTGAGATGGCCGATCCGTCCACCATCTGGGTGACCGGTGTGGGACAGCACCAGATGTGGGCTTCGCAGTTCATCGATTTCGAGAACCAGCACGCTTGGATCTCCTCCGGAGGCCTCGGCACGATGGGCTACGGTCTGCCAGCCGCCATCGGCGCATCCGTGGGCTCGGCCCGCGAGTTCGAGGGCAAGAAGCCGGTGTGGCTGATCGATGGTGACGGTTCCTTCCAGATGACCTCTGAGGAGCTGGCCGCCGCGTTCCTGGACCACGCTCCGGTGAAGATCGCGATTCTGAACAACTCCGTGTACGGCATGGTCCGTCAGTGGCAGACGCTGTTCTACGAGCACCACTACTCGCAGACCAACCTGCTCGATGGCGAGGCGCACGGTGCCGATGGTGCGGCGGCACTGGTCGACGGCGATGCGCCGCTCGAAGTGCCTGATTTCATCAAGTTGGCCGAGGCATACGGCTGCGTGGGTATCCGCGCGTTCACCGAGGAAGAGGCGATTGCCGCCATCGAAAAGGCGAACCAGATCAACGACCGCCCGGTACTGATTGATTTCCGCGTGTGGAAGGATGCGATGGTGTGGCCGATGGTGGCCGCCGGCACCTCCAACGATGAAGTGACGTATAAGCCCGGCGTCAAGCCGTTGGCCGGCGGTGCGCCCGCACCGGGAACCGGTCCCGATGACGGCGCCGCGAACGAGCGCTGA
- the coaD gene encoding pantetheine-phosphate adenylyltransferase, which produces MTIAVCPGSYDPVTAGHLDVIERSARFFDEVHVVVAVNAAKTPMFSDATRVDVIRRALDKAGCKNVTVSSTDGLITDYCKKVGATVIVKGLRQNGDYEAELGMALVNRKLAGIETLFLPADPILEHISSSIVKDVARHGGDVTGMVPDCVVPMLADALAEERQRKD; this is translated from the coding sequence ATGACTATCGCAGTATGCCCCGGCTCGTATGACCCCGTTACCGCCGGACACTTGGACGTAATCGAGCGCTCGGCGCGGTTTTTCGACGAGGTGCATGTGGTGGTGGCCGTCAACGCCGCGAAAACACCGATGTTTTCCGACGCCACCAGAGTCGACGTGATCCGCCGCGCCCTCGACAAAGCCGGTTGCAAGAACGTCACCGTTTCTTCCACCGACGGCCTGATTACCGACTACTGCAAGAAGGTCGGCGCCACCGTTATCGTCAAGGGTCTGCGCCAGAACGGTGACTATGAAGCCGAGCTCGGCATGGCGCTGGTCAATCGCAAGCTCGCTGGCATCGAAACCCTGTTTTTGCCGGCCGATCCGATTCTTGAACACATCTCCAGTTCCATCGTCAAGGACGTGGCCCGCCATGGGGGCGACGTGACCGGCATGGTGCCCGATTGCGTCGTGCCGATGCTGGCCGATGCTCTGGCCGAGGAACGTCAGCGGAAGGACTGA
- a CDS encoding YceD family protein: protein MARVEDSPWAIPVAQIASRAGQSKPIDADFPAPSGIGDSIVGIKEGEPVHVSGQFDSIVDGLIFTGRLVAPFVSECTRCLKPIDEDWPVDVTVFFPYESGQDKANGKGGKNKKDDEIDIIAGEDESEDTYPLLENGAFADIEAMIRDTLVESLPLQPLCRPDCKGLCSQCGADLNEDPDHHHDVTDIRFAGLAGLKAQLEAEQNGEQAE from the coding sequence ATGGCACGAGTTGAAGATTCCCCGTGGGCCATTCCGGTAGCGCAGATTGCTTCGCGCGCCGGTCAATCCAAGCCGATTGACGCCGATTTCCCAGCACCTTCCGGCATTGGCGACAGCATTGTCGGCATCAAGGAAGGTGAGCCCGTACACGTGAGCGGGCAGTTCGATTCGATTGTGGACGGCCTGATCTTCACCGGCCGCCTGGTCGCGCCATTCGTCAGCGAGTGCACGCGCTGCCTGAAGCCGATTGACGAGGACTGGCCGGTTGATGTGACGGTGTTCTTCCCGTATGAGTCGGGTCAGGACAAGGCCAACGGCAAGGGTGGCAAGAACAAGAAGGACGACGAGATCGACATCATCGCCGGCGAGGACGAATCGGAAGACACGTATCCGCTGCTGGAGAACGGCGCATTCGCGGACATCGAGGCGATGATCCGCGACACGCTGGTCGAATCGCTGCCGTTGCAGCCACTGTGCCGACCGGATTGCAAGGGTCTGTGCTCGCAGTGCGGTGCCGATCTGAACGAGGATCCCGATCATCATCACGATGTGACGGATATCCGTTTCGCCGGATTGGCGGGGCTCAAAGCCCAGCTCGAGGCCGAGCAGAACGGCGAGCAGGCCGAGTGA
- a CDS encoding type 1 glutamine amidotransferase, whose product MATPQVLILQHVPWERPGRILSNLEDIGLETVTMNIVDKKKPDLPDFGELAGVVIMGGPMGALDYDKYPGLKAEAKLARAAVASGKPILGVCLGHQIIATALGAQLRKGDAPEIGFAPIKRVDKHDFFSMWDKQLTVLHWHNDVVGLPEGGQLLARSSSTKVQAFRLGSALGMQFHLEVCGSLLDEWLDEPSMVKDLKAAGGSKSQLREQFAQYDQLLHPLAEQVFSGFAARCNSYAQTLNK is encoded by the coding sequence ATGGCCACACCACAAGTGCTCATTTTGCAACATGTCCCATGGGAACGTCCGGGACGCATATTGTCGAACCTCGAAGACATCGGTCTTGAGACGGTGACGATGAATATCGTCGACAAAAAGAAACCGGACTTGCCTGATTTCGGCGAACTGGCTGGCGTGGTAATCATGGGTGGACCTATGGGCGCGCTTGATTACGACAAGTATCCGGGGCTGAAGGCGGAAGCCAAGTTGGCGCGTGCCGCTGTGGCTTCAGGCAAGCCGATTCTCGGTGTATGCCTGGGGCATCAGATTATCGCCACTGCGCTTGGTGCGCAGCTGCGCAAGGGTGATGCGCCGGAGATTGGGTTCGCGCCGATCAAGCGTGTGGACAAGCATGACTTCTTCTCCATGTGGGATAAGCAGCTGACGGTGCTGCACTGGCATAACGACGTGGTGGGCTTGCCCGAGGGAGGCCAGCTGCTGGCACGTTCGTCTTCCACCAAGGTGCAGGCGTTCCGACTGGGATCCGCGCTGGGCATGCAGTTCCATCTTGAGGTGTGCGGCTCGCTGCTGGACGAATGGCTGGATGAACCGAGCATGGTCAAGGATCTCAAGGCCGCGGGTGGGTCCAAGTCCCAATTGCGCGAGCAGTTCGCCCAATACGATCAGCTACTGCATCCGCTCGCCGAGCAAGTGTTCTCCGGTTTTGCGGCCCGCTGCAACTCCTACGCTCAGACGCTGAACAAATAA
- a CDS encoding aldo/keto reductase, translating into MFEPTTTYAPNPHRYDTMTYNRAGTSGLKLPAVSLGFWHNFGDITPFDQMKSLVFTAFDNGITHFDLANNYGPEPGQAEKNCGLLLAKYFKHHRDELVISTKAGYEMWAGPYGDLGSRKYLLASLDQSLERLGLDYVDIFYHHHPDPETPLEETMGALAQAVNSGKALYVGLSNYDGPTMEKAAAILTDLHVPFIINQNKYNILDRTVEKNGLKETAYKLGKGLITFCPLAQGLLTNRYLNGIPADSRMAHDPRFLNDSALTEKLHKQVVDLNNLAAERGQTLAEMSLAWLLHDGKVISVLTGASKPQQILDNIDALKNTHFTVEELKLIDEISAR; encoded by the coding sequence ATGTTCGAGCCAACCACCACCTACGCTCCCAACCCGCACCGTTACGACACGATGACCTACAACCGTGCCGGCACCTCCGGCCTCAAGTTGCCGGCCGTCTCACTCGGCTTCTGGCACAACTTCGGCGACATCACGCCATTCGACCAGATGAAGTCCCTGGTCTTCACCGCCTTCGACAACGGCATCACCCACTTCGATCTGGCCAACAACTACGGCCCCGAGCCCGGCCAGGCCGAGAAGAACTGCGGCCTGCTGCTCGCCAAGTACTTCAAGCACCACCGCGACGAACTCGTCATCTCCACCAAGGCCGGCTATGAAATGTGGGCAGGCCCGTATGGCGACCTCGGCAGCCGCAAGTACCTGCTCGCCAGCCTCGACCAGTCGCTCGAACGCTTGGGCTTGGATTATGTGGACATCTTCTACCATCACCACCCGGACCCGGAAACCCCGCTGGAGGAGACCATGGGCGCACTGGCTCAGGCCGTGAACTCCGGCAAGGCCCTGTACGTGGGTCTGTCCAACTACGATGGTCCGACGATGGAGAAGGCCGCCGCGATCCTCACCGACCTGCACGTGCCGTTCATCATCAACCAGAACAAGTACAACATCCTCGACCGCACCGTGGAAAAGAACGGTCTGAAGGAGACGGCTTACAAGCTGGGCAAGGGCCTTATCACCTTCTGCCCGCTGGCTCAGGGCCTGCTGACCAACCGTTATCTGAACGGCATTCCGGCCGACAGCCGCATGGCTCACGATCCGCGATTCCTCAACGATTCCGCTCTGACCGAGAAACTGCACAAGCAGGTCGTGGACCTGAACAATCTGGCCGCCGAACGCGGCCAGACGCTGGCCGAGATGAGCCTGGCATGGCTGCTGCACGATGGTAAGGTGATCTCCGTGCTGACCGGAGCCTCCAAGCCGCAGCAGATTCTCGACAACATCGACGCCCTCAAGAACACCCACTTCACCGTCGAAGAGCTCAAGCTGATCGACGAGATTTCGGCTCGGTGA
- the ilvN gene encoding acetolactate synthase small subunit: MANYPASQPGSQRHTLSVLVENRPGVLARIAGLFARRAFNINSLSVSPTERPDISRVTVTADVEAVPLEQIIKQLNKLLHVLKIVELDPNSTVERELVLIKVAADESNRSDVLEIVRLFRVRVVDVHPESLTIEATGAEGKIDALLGLLEHYGVIELVRSGAVAVTRGPRALSEKVVGSEVTGR, from the coding sequence ATGGCTAACTATCCTGCATCCCAGCCCGGCTCCCAGCGTCATACGCTGTCCGTGCTGGTGGAGAACCGCCCGGGCGTGCTGGCGCGTATCGCCGGCCTGTTCGCCCGTCGTGCGTTCAACATCAACTCGCTGTCCGTCTCCCCCACCGAGCGTCCGGACATCTCACGCGTCACGGTGACCGCCGACGTGGAGGCCGTGCCACTGGAGCAGATCATCAAGCAGCTCAACAAGCTGCTGCATGTGCTCAAAATCGTGGAACTCGACCCGAACTCCACCGTGGAACGCGAACTGGTGCTCATCAAGGTGGCCGCCGACGAATCCAACCGTTCCGACGTGCTGGAGATCGTGCGCCTCTTCCGCGTGCGTGTGGTGGACGTACACCCCGAGTCCCTAACCATTGAGGCCACCGGTGCCGAAGGCAAGATCGATGCGTTGCTGGGGCTTTTGGAGCACTACGGCGTGATTGAGCTGGTGCGCTCCGGTGCCGTAGCCGTGACCCGCGGCCCGCGCGCCCTGAGCGAAAAGGTCGTCGGTTCCGAGGTTACCGGGCGCTGA
- the rnc gene encoding ribonuclease III translates to MSNETPQQPTPANELLEALGTTLSPDLLVQALTHRSFSHEHPGVANYERLEFLGDAVLELVSTETLFTIHPDMTEGQLAKMRAKAVSEDALSAIAKTKLKVGPYILLGHGEAEQGGAEKNSILCDIVESLIGATFLEHGIDEARKVLHRLIDDTLAEVATEGPALDWKTSLTVKAHGLGKEEPVYHMEVSGPEYAQIFTARVSLGENGDIIGIGKGSSKRKAQLAAAEAGWKSLDSLKTRTK, encoded by the coding sequence ATGAGTAATGAAACCCCACAGCAGCCGACGCCGGCCAACGAGCTTCTTGAAGCGTTGGGCACCACTCTTAGCCCGGATCTGCTCGTGCAGGCACTCACCCACCGCTCCTTCTCGCATGAGCACCCCGGCGTGGCCAATTACGAACGCCTCGAATTCCTGGGAGACGCGGTGCTCGAACTGGTCTCCACTGAAACGCTGTTCACTATTCACCCGGATATGACCGAGGGGCAACTGGCCAAGATGCGCGCCAAGGCCGTCTCCGAAGACGCGCTGAGTGCCATCGCCAAAACCAAGCTCAAGGTGGGCCCCTACATTCTGCTGGGTCACGGGGAAGCCGAGCAGGGCGGCGCGGAGAAGAACTCCATTCTGTGCGACATCGTGGAATCGCTCATCGGCGCGACTTTCCTGGAACACGGCATCGACGAGGCACGCAAGGTGCTTCACCGGCTTATTGACGACACGCTCGCCGAAGTGGCCACCGAGGGCCCGGCACTCGACTGGAAGACCTCGCTGACCGTCAAGGCGCACGGCCTCGGCAAGGAGGAGCCTGTCTACCATATGGAGGTCTCCGGCCCGGAATACGCGCAGATCTTCACCGCGCGCGTCTCGTTGGGCGAGAACGGCGACATCATCGGCATCGGTAAGGGCTCCAGCAAGCGTAAGGCGCAGCTGGCGGCCGCCGAAGCGGGCTGGAAGTCACTGGACTCGCTCAAGACGCGGACTAAGTAA
- a CDS encoding ABC-F family ATP-binding cassette domain-containing protein has product MPTYDIGLEHVSLAFATKTIFTDVTQGVFEGDRIGIVGKNGDGKSTLLHLFRGTQEPDSGRVTKRGGLTFGMLDQRDPLDDNATIREAALEGRADYEWASDNTSREIVEALLGGMSLDAKVGSLSGGQRRRADLARLLLKDWDILALDEPTNHLDVVTIHWLAEHLKNRWSKGQGALLLVTHDRWFLDEVCESMWEVHDGVIEPFEGGYSAYMLQRVERDRQADVRETKRRNLARKELAWLSRGARARSTKQKFHVKAARELIADVPPMRNTLELKQMATSRLGKQVVDLVDVTQIFEKPQGMADIDPDVAALSASASRVDVVNAMYAEPQLHGSVEVAVTDLTDPRLVDAGVPEAVEAAEEARKKAEAESGNPQLADDREVRRMNTGGETIGGDTAATDSDDDTAAAGVTSAARKVTVSGREILDDVTWLIGPGDRFGIVGANGAGKSTLLKLIDGSITPTVGHVNIGKTVKFAVLSQRLDELEKLGQYKIKEVLSRYKPSYIVDGKEVTPGQLMERLGFESAQLMTPIRDLSGGQKRRMQLLLILLDEPNVLIMDEPGNDLDTDMLAVMEDLLDTWPGTLIVVSHDRYLLERVTDQQFALIGGKVRHLPGGVQDYLDMVEAIKNGKGLPADTPGFAGTGSSSAKSGRGKAAAVNAAASLPQSASRTAPSSEGANNGEDSTSKLTGKAFHEASKRVNAIERKLAKLEERKTELEAQMAAHDPSDYEGLNKLNEQLTAVNTESDNLEAEWLELSEQLE; this is encoded by the coding sequence ATGCCGACTTATGACATTGGACTGGAACACGTTTCGCTCGCTTTCGCTACCAAAACCATCTTCACTGATGTGACGCAGGGTGTTTTCGAGGGCGACCGCATCGGCATCGTCGGCAAGAACGGCGACGGCAAATCCACGTTGCTGCACCTGTTCCGCGGCACCCAGGAGCCGGATTCCGGCCGCGTGACGAAGCGCGGCGGACTCACGTTCGGCATGCTTGACCAGCGCGATCCGCTCGACGACAACGCCACCATTCGCGAAGCCGCACTTGAGGGGCGCGCCGACTACGAATGGGCGTCCGACAACACCTCCCGTGAAATCGTCGAGGCATTGCTCGGCGGCATGAGTCTGGATGCCAAGGTCGGCTCCTTGTCTGGCGGCCAGCGTCGCCGCGCCGATTTGGCCCGGCTTCTGCTCAAGGATTGGGATATTCTCGCGCTTGACGAGCCCACCAACCATCTCGACGTGGTCACTATCCACTGGCTTGCCGAGCATTTGAAGAACCGCTGGTCCAAAGGCCAGGGCGCTCTGTTGCTCGTGACCCACGATCGCTGGTTCTTGGACGAGGTCTGCGAATCGATGTGGGAAGTCCACGATGGCGTGATCGAGCCGTTCGAGGGCGGGTATTCGGCGTATATGCTGCAGCGCGTGGAACGCGATCGCCAAGCGGATGTGCGTGAAACGAAGCGCCGCAATCTGGCCCGCAAGGAGCTCGCATGGCTTTCGCGCGGTGCCCGTGCCCGTTCCACCAAGCAGAAATTCCATGTCAAGGCCGCGCGCGAGCTTATTGCCGACGTGCCGCCGATGCGTAACACACTTGAACTGAAGCAAATGGCCACCTCCCGTCTCGGCAAACAGGTGGTCGATTTGGTCGACGTGACGCAGATTTTCGAAAAACCGCAGGGCATGGCCGATATCGACCCGGATGTGGCGGCGCTCTCCGCGTCCGCTTCCCGCGTGGATGTGGTCAACGCCATGTACGCCGAGCCGCAGCTGCACGGTTCCGTTGAGGTGGCGGTCACCGACCTGACTGACCCGCGCCTGGTGGACGCCGGCGTGCCGGAAGCCGTCGAGGCCGCTGAGGAAGCGCGTAAGAAGGCCGAGGCTGAGAGCGGCAATCCGCAGCTTGCTGACGATCGCGAGGTTCGTCGCATGAACACGGGTGGTGAAACCATCGGCGGTGACACTGCTGCAACGGATTCGGATGATGACACTGCTGCAGCCGGTGTCACCTCGGCTGCACGCAAGGTGACGGTTTCCGGCCGCGAGATTTTGGATGATGTGACATGGCTGATTGGCCCGGGCGACCGTTTCGGCATCGTCGGTGCGAACGGTGCCGGCAAGTCCACATTGCTGAAGTTGATTGACGGTTCGATTACTCCGACCGTGGGCCATGTGAACATCGGCAAAACCGTGAAGTTCGCCGTACTCTCGCAGCGTCTTGATGAGCTGGAGAAACTGGGCCAGTACAAGATCAAGGAAGTGCTTTCCCGCTATAAGCCGAGCTACATTGTGGATGGCAAGGAAGTAACGCCGGGACAGTTGATGGAGCGTCTCGGCTTTGAATCCGCCCAGTTGATGACGCCGATTCGCGACCTCTCCGGCGGGCAGAAGCGCCGCATGCAGTTGCTGCTCATCCTGCTCGACGAGCCGAACGTGCTCATCATGGACGAGCCCGGCAACGATCTGGACACTGATATGCTCGCCGTCATGGAGGATTTGCTCGATACTTGGCCGGGTACGTTGATCGTCGTATCCCACGACCGGTACCTGCTGGAGCGCGTCACCGATCAGCAGTTCGCGCTGATTGGCGGCAAGGTACGCCATCTGCCCGGTGGTGTGCAGGATTACCTCGATATGGTTGAGGCTATTAAGAACGGCAAGGGATTGCCGGCTGACACGCCTGGCTTCGCGGGCACCGGTAGCAGCTCGGCGAAGTCTGGTAGGGGTAAGGCGGCCGCCGTCAATGCTGCTGCATCTCTCCCTCAGTCCGCTTCGCGGACAGCTCCCTCGTCAGAGGGAGCCAATAACGGTGAGGACTCCACCTCGAAGCTCACCGGCAAGGCCTTCCACGAGGCATCCAAGCGCGTGAATGCCATCGAGCGCAAGCTTGCCAAACTGGAAGAGCGGAAGACCGAACTTGAGGCACAGATGGCCGCCCATGACCCGAGCGACTACGAGGGTCTCAACAAGCTCAATGAACAACTCACCGCCGTCAATACTGAAAGCGATAATCTCGAAGCCGAATGGCTCGAACTCTCCGAACAATTGGAGTAG
- a CDS encoding cell division protein produces MTMSDDHPTGYVDLTKPNADTASSTPEPSAPEPPASTQAAPAPTEEADVLAGSPPAAPTPTPAQMQAKAQAQAAQQTRAQAQTAQAAGTRPSFMNEMPDLRETTDDDPATVKSREEFTTVYDIIDQLEVALGEAKSSIFAPGMVKVDRDEFTDQLSELKKMLPVQLERASALMREAERRLESAQTQSNAIVASAQSRAADMIKDANEQAQFLAGQENVTELARQKARAILDQAQTRADHLTQGADQYCTTVMEGLSQQLGKLSQDVQAGLNVLEERQRAAGERMPHLTLNDYPEAQ; encoded by the coding sequence ATGACTATGAGCGATGACCACCCCACTGGATACGTCGATCTGACCAAACCGAATGCGGACACCGCATCGTCCACTCCGGAGCCGTCCGCCCCGGAACCGCCCGCGTCTACGCAAGCCGCGCCGGCACCCACCGAAGAGGCCGATGTTCTCGCCGGATCGCCGCCCGCCGCGCCTACCCCTACTCCGGCACAGATGCAGGCCAAAGCGCAGGCCCAAGCAGCTCAGCAGACCCGGGCACAAGCTCAGACCGCTCAGGCCGCCGGCACTCGCCCCTCGTTCATGAACGAAATGCCCGACCTGCGAGAAACCACGGACGACGACCCGGCCACGGTCAAGAGCCGCGAGGAATTCACCACGGTGTATGACATCATCGACCAGCTCGAGGTGGCACTGGGCGAAGCGAAGTCCAGCATATTCGCCCCCGGCATGGTGAAGGTTGACCGAGACGAATTCACCGACCAGCTTTCCGAGTTGAAGAAAATGCTGCCGGTGCAGTTGGAGCGCGCCTCCGCCCTCATGCGCGAGGCCGAGCGCCGTCTGGAATCGGCACAGACCCAGTCCAACGCCATCGTCGCCTCCGCACAAAGCCGCGCAGCCGACATGATCAAGGACGCCAACGAACAGGCACAGTTCCTGGCCGGCCAGGAGAACGTCACCGAGCTTGCACGGCAGAAAGCGCGCGCGATTCTTGACCAGGCACAGACCAGAGCCGACCATCTGACCCAAGGCGCGGACCAGTACTGCACTACGGTGATGGAAGGGCTGTCCCAGCAGCTCGGCAAACTCAGTCAGGATGTGCAGGCCGGTCTTAACGTGCTGGAAGAGCGCCAGCGCGCGGCCGGAGAACGGATGCCGCACCTGACGCTGAACGACTATCCCGAAGCCCAGTAA
- a CDS encoding FitA-like ribbon-helix-helix domain-containing protein, whose amino-acid sequence MATLTIRKIPDEQIQQLKEVAEKNNRSMESQVRFILEEWLAGTVAHEITRKTNFYDEIREFMKNMDFEGLDKGELPLSERNSADSRQPVSFE is encoded by the coding sequence ATGGCAACATTGACCATCCGAAAAATACCCGATGAGCAGATTCAGCAGCTCAAAGAAGTGGCTGAGAAAAACAACCGCTCCATGGAATCTCAGGTGCGATTCATTCTTGAAGAATGGCTGGCCGGCACGGTGGCGCATGAAATCACACGAAAGACCAATTTCTACGACGAGATCCGCGAATTCATGAAGAACATGGATTTTGAGGGACTCGACAAGGGGGAACTCCCACTATCCGAGCGAAATTCCGCCGATTCCCGACAGCCAGTATCTTTTGAATAG